One Peromyscus leucopus breed LL Stock chromosome 4, UCI_PerLeu_2.1, whole genome shotgun sequence genomic region harbors:
- the Rapsn gene encoding 43 kDa receptor-associated protein of the synapse isoform X1 translates to MGQDQTKQQIEKGLQLYQSNQTEKALQVWMKVLEKGSDLVGRFRVLGCLVTAHSEMGRYKEMLKFAVVQIDTARELEDADFLLESYLNLARSNEKLCEFHKTISYCKTCLGLPGARAGAQLGGQVSLSMGNAFLGLSLFQKALESFEKALRYAHNNDDTMLECRVCCSLGSFYAQVKDYEKALFFPCKAAELVNDYGKGWSLKYRAMSQYHMAVAYRLLGHLGSAMECCEESMKIALQHGDRPLQALCLLCFADIHRSRGDLETAFPRYDSAMSIMTEIGNRLGQVHVLLGVAKCWMARKVVDKALDAIEKAQDLAEEVGNKLSQLKLHCLSEGIYRSKGLQRELRAHVVRFHECVEETELYCGLCGESIGEKNSRLQALPCSHIFHLRCLQNNGTRSCPNCRRASMKPGFV, encoded by the exons ATGGGGCAGGACCAGACAAAGCAACAGATCGAAAAGGGACTGCAGCTGTACCAGTCCAACCAGACAGAGAAGGCACTGCAGGTGTGGATGAAGGTGCTGGAGAAAGGCTCTGACCTCGTGGGCCGCTTCCGGGTGCTAGGCTGCCTGGTCACAGCTCACTCGGAGATGGGCCGCTACAAAGAGATGCTGAAG TTTGCTGTGGTCCAGATTGACACCGCACGGGAGCTGGAGGACGCCGACTTCCTGCTGGAAAGCTACCTGAACCTGGCACGCAGCAACGAGAAACTGTGTGAGTTCCACAAAACCATCTCCTACTGCAAGACCTGCCTTGGCCTGCCTGGTGCCAGGGCTGGTGCCCAGCTTGGGGGCCAGGTCAGCCTGAGCATGGGCAATGCTTTCCTGGGCCTCAGCCTCTTCCAGAAGGCCCTAGAGAGCTTTGAGAAGGCCCTGCGCTACGCCCACAACAATGATGACACCATGCTGGAGTGCCGTGTCTGCTGCAGCCTGGGCAGCTTCTACGCCCAGGTCAAG GACTATGAGAAAGCCTTGTTCTTCCCCTGCAAGGCTGCAGAGCTGGTCAACGACTATGGCAAAGGCTGGAGCCTCAAGTATCGGGCCATGAGCCAGTACCACATGGCTGTGGCCTACCGTCTGCTAGGCCACCTGGGCAGCGCCATGGAGTGTTGTGAG GAATCCATGAAGATTGCTCTGCAGCATGGTGACCGGCCACTGCAGGCACTCTGTCTGCTCTGCTTTGCTGATATCCACCGGAGCCGGGGGGACCTGGAG ACAGCCTTCCCGAGGTACGACTCTGCTATGAGCATCATGACGGAGATTGGAAACCGCCTGGGGCAGGTGCACGTGCTGCTGGGTGTGGCCAAGTGCTGGATGGCCAGGAAGGTGGTGGACAAG GCTTTGGATGCCATTGAGaaagcccaggacctggctgAAGAGGTTGGAAATAAG CTGAGCCAGCTCAAGCTGCACTGCCTGAGTGAGGGCATCTACCGCAGCAAAGGTCTGCAGCGGGAGCTGCGCGCGCACGTAGTGAGGTTCCATGAGTGTGTGGAGGAGACTGAGCTCTACTGCGGCCTGTGTGGCGAGTCCATCGGGGAGAAGAACAGCCGTCTGCAGGCCCTGCCCTGCTCCCACATCTTTCATCTCAG ATGCCTGCAGAACAATGGCACTCGGAGTTGTCCCAACTGCCGCCGCGCCTCCATGAAGCCAGGCTTCGTGTGA
- the Rapsn gene encoding 43 kDa receptor-associated protein of the synapse isoform X2, whose translation MGQDQTKQQIEKGLQLYQSNQTEKALQVWMKVLEKGSDLVGRFRVLGCLVTAHSEMGRYKEMLKFAVVQIDTARELEDADFLLESYLNLARSNEKLLFQKALESFEKALRYAHNNDDTMLECRVCCSLGSFYAQVKDYEKALFFPCKAAELVNDYGKGWSLKYRAMSQYHMAVAYRLLGHLGSAMECCEESMKIALQHGDRPLQALCLLCFADIHRSRGDLETAFPRYDSAMSIMTEIGNRLGQVHVLLGVAKCWMARKVVDKALDAIEKAQDLAEEVGNKLSQLKLHCLSEGIYRSKGLQRELRAHVVRFHECVEETELYCGLCGESIGEKNSRLQALPCSHIFHLRCLQNNGTRSCPNCRRASMKPGFV comes from the exons ATGGGGCAGGACCAGACAAAGCAACAGATCGAAAAGGGACTGCAGCTGTACCAGTCCAACCAGACAGAGAAGGCACTGCAGGTGTGGATGAAGGTGCTGGAGAAAGGCTCTGACCTCGTGGGCCGCTTCCGGGTGCTAGGCTGCCTGGTCACAGCTCACTCGGAGATGGGCCGCTACAAAGAGATGCTGAAG TTTGCTGTGGTCCAGATTGACACCGCACGGGAGCTGGAGGACGCCGACTTCCTGCTGGAAAGCTACCTGAACCTGGCACGCAGCAACGAGAAACT CCTCTTCCAGAAGGCCCTAGAGAGCTTTGAGAAGGCCCTGCGCTACGCCCACAACAATGATGACACCATGCTGGAGTGCCGTGTCTGCTGCAGCCTGGGCAGCTTCTACGCCCAGGTCAAG GACTATGAGAAAGCCTTGTTCTTCCCCTGCAAGGCTGCAGAGCTGGTCAACGACTATGGCAAAGGCTGGAGCCTCAAGTATCGGGCCATGAGCCAGTACCACATGGCTGTGGCCTACCGTCTGCTAGGCCACCTGGGCAGCGCCATGGAGTGTTGTGAG GAATCCATGAAGATTGCTCTGCAGCATGGTGACCGGCCACTGCAGGCACTCTGTCTGCTCTGCTTTGCTGATATCCACCGGAGCCGGGGGGACCTGGAG ACAGCCTTCCCGAGGTACGACTCTGCTATGAGCATCATGACGGAGATTGGAAACCGCCTGGGGCAGGTGCACGTGCTGCTGGGTGTGGCCAAGTGCTGGATGGCCAGGAAGGTGGTGGACAAG GCTTTGGATGCCATTGAGaaagcccaggacctggctgAAGAGGTTGGAAATAAG CTGAGCCAGCTCAAGCTGCACTGCCTGAGTGAGGGCATCTACCGCAGCAAAGGTCTGCAGCGGGAGCTGCGCGCGCACGTAGTGAGGTTCCATGAGTGTGTGGAGGAGACTGAGCTCTACTGCGGCCTGTGTGGCGAGTCCATCGGGGAGAAGAACAGCCGTCTGCAGGCCCTGCCCTGCTCCCACATCTTTCATCTCAG ATGCCTGCAGAACAATGGCACTCGGAGTTGTCCCAACTGCCGCCGCGCCTCCATGAAGCCAGGCTTCGTGTGA